From Heptranchias perlo isolate sHepPer1 chromosome 8, sHepPer1.hap1, whole genome shotgun sequence, a single genomic window includes:
- the LOC137324189 gene encoding required for drug-induced death protein 1-like isoform X2 produces MNCPRVGIPIVPKCRLHCLSGSDSANVLLLWNYNNVCGKHEIKERYEPLIESLGECLNEESKADKKYKRKQKLKKCKKNFLKALRAGWNYFVLGVQEFANNYTMPYAAPFTVIAEMR; encoded by the exons ATGAACTGTCCAAGGGTTGGGATTCCAATAGTGCCAAAGTGCAGGTTACATTGTTTATCTGGAAGCGATAGTGCAAACGTTCTGCTTTTATGGAATTACAACAATGTCTGTGGAAAACATGAAATCAAGG AAAGATACGAGCCTTTGATCGAGTCTTTGGGAGAATGTCTGAATGAGGAGAGCAAAGCAGACAAAAAGTACAAAAGAAAGCAAAAGCTTAAAAAGTGCAAGAAG aactttTTAAAAGCCCTTCGTGCTGGATGGAATTACTTTGTACTTGGCGTTCAAGAATTTGCAAACAATTATACAATGCCGTATGCAGCACCTTTCACCGTGATTGCTGAGATGCGCTGA
- the LOC137324189 gene encoding required for drug-induced death protein 1-like isoform X1 → MSVENMKSRVRMQSALTSFTTFPDKRDKCHVIETDQEDLLPVDQPIKWGKRKHSKTTSKQVNILPPVNETQETADGHQPESFQEPEQLKGTYNSKKVHIAFLPERYEPLIESLGECLNEESKADKKYKRKQKLKKCKKNFLKALRAGWNYFVLGVQEFANNYTMPYAAPFTVIAEMR, encoded by the exons ATGTCTGTGGAAAACATGAAATCAAGGGTAAGAATGCAGTCAGCACTGACTAGTTTTACCACCTTTCCGGACAAAAGGGACAAATGTCATGTAATTGAAACTGACCAGGAAGACTTGCTTCCAGTTGATCAACCAATTAAATGGGGAAAaagaaaacattccaaaactacaTCGAAACAGGTCAATATTCTGCCGCCTGTTAACGAGACCCAGGAAACAGCAGATGGGCATCAACCCGAAAGCTTTCAAGAGCCAGAACAGTTGAAAGGGACATATAATTCTAAAAAGGTTCACATTGCTTTTCTTCCAGAAAGATACGAGCCTTTGATCGAGTCTTTGGGAGAATGTCTGAATGAGGAGAGCAAAGCAGACAAAAAGTACAAAAGAAAGCAAAAGCTTAAAAAGTGCAAGAAG aactttTTAAAAGCCCTTCGTGCTGGATGGAATTACTTTGTACTTGGCGTTCAAGAATTTGCAAACAATTATACAATGCCGTATGCAGCACCTTTCACCGTGATTGCTGAGATGCGCTGA